From a region of the Eulemur rufifrons isolate Redbay chromosome 7, OSU_ERuf_1, whole genome shotgun sequence genome:
- the ALAD gene encoding delta-aminolevulinic acid dehydratase isoform X1, whose protein sequence is MQPQSVLHSGYFHPLLRTWQAATTTLNASNLIYPIFVTDVPDDVQPIASLPGVARYGVNRLEEMLRPLVEEGLRCVLVFGVPSRVPKDERGSAADSEESPAIEAIRLLRKTFPSLLVACDVCLCPYTSHGHCGLLSENGAFRAKESCQRLAEVALAYAKAGCQVVAPSDMMDGRVGAIKEALMAHGLGNRVSVMSYSAKFASCFYGPFRDAAQSSPAFGDRRCYQLPPGARGLALRAVDRDVREGADMLMVKPGMPYLDIVREVKNKHPELPLAVYHVSGEFAMLWHGAQAGAFDLRAAVLEAMTAFRRAGADIIITYYTPQLLQWLKEE, encoded by the exons ATGCAGCCCCAGTCTGTTCTGCACAGTGGCTACTTCCACCCACTGCTTCGGACCTGGCAGGCAGCCACCACCACCCTCAATGCCTCCAACCTCATCTACCCCATCTTTGTCAC GGATGTTCCTGATGACGTACAGCCAATCGCCAGCCTCCCAGGAGTGGCCAG gtATGGTGTGAACCGGCTGGAAGAGATGCTGAGGCCCCTGGTGGAAGAGGGCCTGCGCTGCGTGCTGGTCTTTGGTGTGCCCAGCAGGGTTCCCAAG GATGAGCGAGGCTCCGCAGCTGACTCCGAGGAATCCCCAGCTATCGAGGCAATCCGTTTGTTGAGGAAGaccttccccagcctcctggtGGCCTGTGACGTCTGCCTGTGCCCCTACACCTCCCATGGTCACTGCG GGCTCCTGAGCGAAAATGGAGCATTCCGGGCCAAGGAGAGCTGCCAGCGGCTGGCAGAGGTGGCCCTGGCCTATGCCAAGGCAG GATGTCAGGTAGTAGCCCCATCGGACATGATGGATGGACGCGTGGGAGCCATCAAGGAGGCCCTGATGGCGCACGGACTTGGCAACAGG GTATCGGTGATGAGCTATAGTGCCAAATTTGCTTCCTGTTTCTATGGACCTTTCCG GGACGCGGCTCAGTCAAGCCCAGCCTTTGGAGACCGCCGTTGCTACCAGCTGCCCCCAGGGGCGCGAGGCCTGGCCCTCCGAGCCGTG GACCGGGATGTGCGGGAAGGAGCCGACATGCTCATGGTGAAGCCGGGAATGCCCTACCTGGACATCGTACGGGAGGTGAAGAACAAG CACCCTGAGCTCCCTCTCGCCGTATACCACGTCTCTGGAGAGTTTGCCATGCTGTGGCACGGAGCCCAGGCCGGGGCATTTGATCTCAGGGCTGCTGTCCTGGAGGCCATGACTGCCTTCCGCAGAGCAG GTGCCGACATCATCATCACCTACTACACACCTCAGCTGCTGCAGTGGCTGAAGGAGGAGTGA
- the ALAD gene encoding delta-aminolevulinic acid dehydratase isoform X2, whose product MLRPLVEEGLRCVLVFGVPSRVPKDERGSAADSEESPAIEAIRLLRKTFPSLLVACDVCLCPYTSHGHCGLLSENGAFRAKESCQRLAEVALAYAKAGCQVVAPSDMMDGRVGAIKEALMAHGLGNRVSVMSYSAKFASCFYGPFRDAAQSSPAFGDRRCYQLPPGARGLALRAVDRDVREGADMLMVKPGMPYLDIVREVKNKHPELPLAVYHVSGEFAMLWHGAQAGAFDLRAAVLEAMTAFRRAGADIIITYYTPQLLQWLKEE is encoded by the exons ATGCTGAGGCCCCTGGTGGAAGAGGGCCTGCGCTGCGTGCTGGTCTTTGGTGTGCCCAGCAGGGTTCCCAAG GATGAGCGAGGCTCCGCAGCTGACTCCGAGGAATCCCCAGCTATCGAGGCAATCCGTTTGTTGAGGAAGaccttccccagcctcctggtGGCCTGTGACGTCTGCCTGTGCCCCTACACCTCCCATGGTCACTGCG GGCTCCTGAGCGAAAATGGAGCATTCCGGGCCAAGGAGAGCTGCCAGCGGCTGGCAGAGGTGGCCCTGGCCTATGCCAAGGCAG GATGTCAGGTAGTAGCCCCATCGGACATGATGGATGGACGCGTGGGAGCCATCAAGGAGGCCCTGATGGCGCACGGACTTGGCAACAGG GTATCGGTGATGAGCTATAGTGCCAAATTTGCTTCCTGTTTCTATGGACCTTTCCG GGACGCGGCTCAGTCAAGCCCAGCCTTTGGAGACCGCCGTTGCTACCAGCTGCCCCCAGGGGCGCGAGGCCTGGCCCTCCGAGCCGTG GACCGGGATGTGCGGGAAGGAGCCGACATGCTCATGGTGAAGCCGGGAATGCCCTACCTGGACATCGTACGGGAGGTGAAGAACAAG CACCCTGAGCTCCCTCTCGCCGTATACCACGTCTCTGGAGAGTTTGCCATGCTGTGGCACGGAGCCCAGGCCGGGGCATTTGATCTCAGGGCTGCTGTCCTGGAGGCCATGACTGCCTTCCGCAGAGCAG GTGCCGACATCATCATCACCTACTACACACCTCAGCTGCTGCAGTGGCTGAAGGAGGAGTGA
- the POLE3 gene encoding DNA polymerase epsilon subunit 3 produces MAERPEDLNLPNAVITRIIKEALPDGVNISKEARSAISRAASVFVLYATSCANNFAMKGKRKTLNASDVLSAMEEMEFQRFVTPLKEALEAYRREQKGKKEASEQKKKDKDKKTDSEDQDKSRDEDNDEDEERLEEEEQNEEEEVDN; encoded by the exons ATGGCGGAAAGGCCAGAGGATCTCAACTTGCCCAACGCCGTCATCACCAGGATCATCAAGGAGGCG CTCCCGGACGGCGTCAACATCTCCAAGGAGGCCCGGAGCGCCATCTCTCGCGCCGCCAGCGTCTTCGTGCTGTACGCCACGTCCTG TGCCAACAATTTTGCAATGAAAGGGAAGCGCAAGACACTGAATGCCAGTGATGTGCTCTCAGCCATGGAAGAGATGGAGTTCCAGCGGTTTGTCACCCCGTTAAAAGAAGCTCTGGAAG CATATAGGCGGGAGCAGAAGGGCAAGAAGGAAGCTTCAGAGCAAAAGAAGaaggacaaagacaaaaaaacGGATTCGGAAGACCAAGACAAGAGCAGGGATGAGGACAATGATGAAGATGAGGAAAGGCTGGaagaagaagaacagaatgaagaaGAGGAAGTGGACAACTGA